The following proteins come from a genomic window of Pannonibacter sp. XCT-53:
- a CDS encoding helix-turn-helix domain-containing protein, producing the protein MLAASKPFSGTAVVPIDGLLRTCNQTESRIATIPPRTRLFLPGIDRSETFRIRTGCIALFQLLPDGRRQIVDILGPDRLFGRGISDLHQCGAEALCETEVELVTAVRRSLDAEINQAVRLMLRRAQAHATLLGRKTAGERIASALIDLAGQFAGEASSRFQLHLTRTDLADWLGLTLETVSRYLNRFRREGLVSFEGPSHICLRDRAGLELIAGGRDLVDAQ; encoded by the coding sequence ATGCTTGCAGCCTCGAAACCCTTCAGTGGGACCGCCGTCGTACCGATCGACGGCCTGCTCCGCACGTGCAACCAGACCGAAAGCCGGATCGCGACGATCCCGCCCCGCACCCGCCTGTTTCTTCCGGGCATCGACCGGAGCGAGACCTTCCGCATCCGCACCGGGTGCATCGCGCTGTTCCAGCTGCTGCCCGACGGCCGGCGGCAGATCGTCGACATTCTCGGGCCGGACCGCCTGTTCGGCCGCGGCATTTCCGATCTGCATCAGTGCGGGGCCGAGGCGCTCTGCGAGACCGAGGTTGAGCTGGTGACAGCCGTTCGCCGGTCGCTTGATGCCGAGATCAACCAGGCAGTGCGGCTGATGCTGCGCCGGGCGCAGGCCCACGCGACACTCCTCGGCCGCAAGACCGCCGGCGAGCGGATTGCGTCGGCCCTGATCGACCTGGCCGGACAGTTCGCCGGGGAGGCCAGCAGCCGGTTCCAGTTGCACCTGACCCGGACCGACCTGGCGGACTGGCTCGGCCTGACGCTCGAGACGGTCAGCCGGTACCTGAACCGCTTCCGCCGCGAGGGCCTCGTCAGTTTCGAGGGGCCGAGCCACATCTGCCTGCGCGATCGCGCCGGGCTGGAGCTGATTGCAGGGGGAAGAGACCTCGTCGACGCGCAATGA